Proteins from a single region of Aureibacter tunicatorum:
- the mtaB gene encoding tRNA (N(6)-L-threonylcarbamoyladenosine(37)-C(2))-methylthiotransferase MtaB, producing the protein MTNIVEDITKQKVAFYTLGCKLNFSETSSISRIFEARGYEKVEFTDTPDIFVINTCSVTDNADKKCKRVVKEALKISPEAYIVIIGCYAQLKPKEIAEIPGVDAVLGAAEKFKLIDVLDGFEKKYHPETNQKEAKVFASEIKEATAFNNAFSINDRTRTFLKVQDGCDYSCTFCTIPLARGNSRSDSIANVIKSAKEIASSGVKEIVLTGVNTGDFGIQDGKRVEKFIDLIKELDLVDGIERIRISSIEPNLLSDEIIEFCATSNKFVPHFHIPLQSGSDKVLSMMRRRYKSDLYTKRVQKIKELITNCCIGVDVIVGFPGESHEDFLDTYNYLNELDVSYFHVFTYSERDNTLATEMENIVPQKERNERSKMLRILSEKKKRHFYESQLGNDFTVLFEDDIEDGMIHGFTENYVRVCAKYDPLLINETKAVTLDKVSENGTVEVKEIEQTYETH; encoded by the coding sequence ATGACAAATATAGTAGAGGACATCACCAAGCAAAAAGTAGCTTTCTACACCTTGGGATGCAAGCTAAACTTCTCCGAAACATCATCCATTTCGAGAATCTTTGAGGCGAGAGGATATGAAAAAGTTGAATTCACGGATACACCTGACATCTTTGTAATCAATACATGCTCGGTTACCGACAATGCCGACAAGAAGTGTAAACGCGTTGTCAAAGAAGCATTGAAAATATCTCCGGAAGCCTATATTGTAATCATTGGTTGCTACGCGCAATTAAAGCCCAAAGAAATCGCCGAAATACCTGGTGTTGACGCAGTCTTAGGAGCAGCTGAAAAATTCAAGCTTATTGACGTGCTTGATGGCTTTGAAAAGAAATACCATCCGGAAACAAATCAAAAAGAAGCGAAAGTTTTTGCATCAGAAATCAAAGAAGCCACAGCTTTTAATAATGCTTTTTCTATCAATGACCGAACAAGAACATTTCTAAAAGTCCAAGATGGATGTGACTATAGCTGTACATTCTGCACTATTCCACTCGCTAGAGGAAATAGTCGTAGCGACAGCATTGCTAATGTCATTAAGTCCGCAAAAGAAATCGCTTCTTCAGGAGTAAAAGAAATCGTATTGACAGGTGTTAATACAGGCGACTTTGGTATTCAAGACGGCAAAAGAGTTGAGAAGTTCATTGACCTGATCAAAGAGCTTGATCTAGTTGATGGTATTGAAAGAATTCGAATATCTTCTATAGAGCCAAACTTATTATCTGATGAAATCATAGAATTCTGCGCCACTTCAAACAAGTTTGTGCCTCACTTTCATATCCCTTTGCAATCAGGATCGGACAAAGTGCTTAGCATGATGCGTAGAAGATATAAAAGCGATTTATATACTAAACGCGTACAAAAGATCAAAGAGCTGATTACTAATTGTTGCATTGGAGTCGATGTAATTGTCGGGTTCCCCGGAGAAAGCCATGAAGACTTTTTGGATACATATAATTACTTGAATGAACTGGATGTGTCATATTTTCACGTCTTCACATACTCTGAAAGAGACAATACATTAGCAACTGAGATGGAAAATATAGTTCCTCAAAAAGAAAGGAATGAACGTTCTAAAATGCTCAGAATACTTTCGGAAAAGAAAAAAAGGCATTTCTATGAAAGTCAATTAGGAAACGATTTTACTGTTTTATTCGAAGATGATATAGAAGATGGCATGATACACGGTTTCACTGAGAATTATGTCAGGGTTTGCGCAAAGTACGATCCTTTGCTAATCAACGAAACAAAAGCTGTCACGCTCGATAAAGTATCAGAAAACGGCACAGTAGAAGTTAAAGAAATTGAACAGACTTACGAAACACATTAA
- a CDS encoding bifunctional 4-hydroxy-2-oxoglutarate aldolase/2-dehydro-3-deoxy-phosphogluconate aldolase, producing the protein MAKFSRIDVVLEMKKTGMVPVFYHQDINVCKSILKACYEGGARVFEFTNRGDFAHEVFAELVKYARKETPEMKMGVGSIIDAPTSSLYIQSGADFIVSPILNQEMAKACNRRKIAWMPGCGSLTEISQAEEWGAEVVKIFPAKQVGGPDFIKAVKGPCPWSHIMPTGGVTPEKEDIKQWIASGALCVGLGSQLFTKMENGDFNLKDTQQKTQNVIEWISELR; encoded by the coding sequence ATGGCTAAATTTTCAAGAATCGACGTAGTCTTAGAAATGAAAAAAACGGGGATGGTGCCTGTTTTTTATCATCAAGATATAAATGTATGCAAATCTATCCTCAAAGCATGTTATGAAGGAGGCGCCAGAGTATTTGAATTCACAAACAGAGGTGATTTCGCGCATGAAGTATTCGCTGAACTGGTTAAATATGCGAGAAAAGAAACACCTGAGATGAAAATGGGCGTTGGCTCCATCATAGACGCTCCAACATCTTCTTTATACATTCAATCAGGAGCTGATTTCATCGTTTCTCCTATTCTTAATCAAGAAATGGCCAAAGCTTGTAATCGTAGAAAAATTGCTTGGATGCCGGGATGCGGATCACTTACGGAAATTTCACAAGCTGAAGAATGGGGAGCCGAAGTGGTTAAAATTTTCCCCGCCAAACAAGTCGGCGGCCCCGATTTCATCAAGGCAGTGAAAGGTCCTTGCCCTTGGTCTCATATTATGCCTACTGGCGGCGTTACTCCGGAAAAAGAAGATATCAAGCAATGGATTGCTTCAGGAGCCTTATGCGTCGGTCTGGGTTCACAACTATTCACAAAAATGGAAAACGGAGATTTCAACCTTAAAGATACACAGCAAAAAACACAAAACGTTATTGAATGGATTTCGGAATTAAGATAG
- a CDS encoding MFS transporter, which yields MNTKSTLEQETKNKKIGKYRYRILALLLVATTINYMDRSIMGVLAPTLFKVFDWSTMDYAYINISFKIAYGLGLLTMGSLIDKMGTKKGYTISISLWSISGMMHAVIKPAMGWVGFAFARFGLGFGEAGNFPSAIKTVAEWFPKKDRAFATGIFNAGANVGAMLAPLIVAFVVQDNGDGWQIPFLVTGTFSMIWIVVWNRVYRKPEDHPEVSPEELAYIQSDEAANPENKEQKSSWFKLFKTKEIWAIIAGKSFTDPVWYFFLFWGGKFLNDQYEADTKALALPLITIYVIADLGSVFGGWLPKFFIEKMNMDINKGRKLTMLLCGLVVLPVAMVPFIDSMWTSIMLISLTAAAHQAWSCNIMTVASDVFPKRFVASVSGIGGCAGIIAGALADYGLGNILTDEKIASGSAYEIPFILMSFGYLIAFGMVQLLAPKLKMAKC from the coding sequence ATGAATACTAAAAGCACATTGGAGCAAGAAACCAAAAATAAGAAAATAGGAAAATATCGCTACAGAATACTAGCGCTTTTGCTGGTAGCCACTACGATCAATTACATGGACAGGAGCATCATGGGAGTGTTGGCTCCTACCCTGTTCAAAGTATTTGACTGGTCAACAATGGACTACGCCTATATCAATATCTCATTCAAAATCGCATATGGTCTGGGCTTGTTAACCATGGGCTCGCTAATTGACAAAATGGGGACAAAGAAAGGTTATACCATATCCATTTCGCTTTGGAGTATTTCAGGAATGATGCATGCCGTTATCAAACCTGCAATGGGCTGGGTAGGGTTTGCCTTCGCTCGTTTTGGGTTAGGATTTGGCGAAGCTGGGAATTTTCCGTCTGCCATAAAAACCGTTGCTGAATGGTTTCCTAAAAAGGACCGTGCTTTTGCCACAGGCATTTTCAATGCCGGAGCTAATGTAGGCGCTATGCTCGCTCCGCTGATCGTAGCCTTTGTAGTGCAGGACAATGGCGATGGCTGGCAGATTCCTTTTTTGGTCACAGGAACTTTTAGCATGATTTGGATCGTTGTCTGGAACAGAGTGTATAGAAAACCCGAAGACCACCCTGAAGTTAGCCCAGAAGAACTCGCCTACATTCAATCAGATGAAGCAGCTAATCCAGAAAACAAAGAACAAAAGTCTTCATGGTTCAAATTATTTAAAACAAAAGAAATTTGGGCAATTATCGCTGGAAAATCATTCACTGATCCTGTCTGGTATTTTTTCTTATTCTGGGGAGGGAAATTCCTGAACGATCAATATGAAGCGGACACCAAAGCATTAGCCTTGCCTTTGATTACAATTTATGTAATAGCCGACCTTGGCTCTGTCTTTGGCGGATGGCTTCCTAAATTTTTTATCGAAAAAATGAATATGGATATTAATAAAGGAAGAAAACTAACCATGCTACTTTGCGGACTTGTCGTTTTGCCTGTTGCTATGGTACCTTTCATTGACAGCATGTGGACTTCAATCATGCTTATTTCATTAACAGCGGCTGCTCATCAAGCATGGTCCTGCAATATTATGACAGTGGCATCTGATGTCTTTCCTAAGCGATTCGTCGCATCTGTTTCCGGAATTGGAGGATGTGCTGGTATAATTGCCGGTGCCTTGGCTGATTATGGCCTTGGAAACATACTTACCGATGAAAAAATAGCTTCTGGAAGCGCTTATGAAATCCCATTTATTCTCATGTCATTTGGATACCTAATTGCCTTTGGAATGGTTCAACTACTCGCTCCAAAATTAAAAATGGCTAAATGCTAA
- the uxaC gene encoding glucuronate isomerase translates to MKKFLDHNFLLSNTTAETLYHEHASKMPIIDYHCHLSPKDIAENRQFENLTQAWLEGDHYKWRALRANGINEKFCTGQSSDFIKFQKWAETVPHTMRNPLYHWTHMELKQVFGINELLNPNSAEKIYADTNELLAKKEFGCQGLLRKFNVEVVCTTDDPIDSLEYHQAIAKSDFSTQVLPTFRPDKAFAIENPKTYRKYLTELSKIVGFEIDSFESLVNALQSRVDFFHANGCRLSDHGFTSLPNADFNTNEIIAIFKNFLSGKSISNLEVEKFKCAVLEKLGQMYHEKNWTQQFHIGAIRNSSSRMFNLLGADAGFDSIGNPTNAEALASMLDRWDKTDQLAKTILYNLNPSDNYMYATMIANFQDGNTAGKIQFGSGWWFLDQKEGIEMQLNALSSQGLLSRFVGMLTDSRSFLSFPRHDYFRRILCNLIGKDVEEGLLPNDILWLGEMVENICYYNAKNYFKF, encoded by the coding sequence ATGAAGAAATTCTTAGATCATAATTTTTTACTTTCCAATACAACCGCGGAAACACTCTATCATGAGCATGCTTCAAAGATGCCTATCATCGACTATCACTGTCATTTAAGCCCGAAAGATATCGCTGAGAACAGGCAATTTGAAAATTTGACTCAAGCTTGGTTGGAAGGAGATCACTATAAATGGAGAGCACTGCGAGCAAATGGCATCAATGAAAAATTCTGCACAGGACAGTCCTCCGATTTCATAAAATTTCAAAAATGGGCGGAAACGGTTCCTCATACAATGAGAAACCCTCTCTATCACTGGACTCATATGGAGTTAAAGCAAGTTTTTGGAATTAATGAGCTCTTAAATCCGAACTCCGCTGAGAAAATCTACGCTGATACTAACGAATTACTCGCTAAAAAAGAATTTGGGTGCCAAGGACTGCTTAGAAAATTCAATGTTGAAGTTGTCTGCACTACTGACGACCCAATCGACAGCCTTGAATATCATCAAGCAATCGCTAAAAGCGATTTTTCAACGCAGGTACTGCCCACTTTCAGACCTGATAAAGCTTTCGCTATTGAAAACCCCAAAACATATCGTAAATACTTAACCGAACTATCTAAAATTGTCGGCTTTGAAATTGATTCTTTTGAATCATTAGTAAATGCATTGCAATCAAGAGTTGACTTCTTCCATGCCAATGGATGCAGACTTTCCGACCATGGATTCACTTCATTGCCGAATGCAGATTTCAACACAAATGAAATCATTGCTATTTTCAAAAATTTCCTATCTGGAAAATCTATTTCAAATCTTGAAGTTGAAAAATTCAAATGCGCAGTGCTGGAAAAGCTTGGCCAAATGTATCATGAAAAAAATTGGACGCAGCAATTCCATATTGGAGCAATAAGAAACAGTTCGTCAAGAATGTTCAACCTACTTGGTGCTGACGCAGGCTTCGACTCGATTGGAAACCCCACAAATGCTGAAGCTTTAGCCTCAATGCTGGACAGATGGGATAAAACAGATCAATTAGCCAAAACCATACTATACAATCTCAACCCATCCGACAACTATATGTACGCGACCATGATCGCAAACTTCCAAGATGGAAATACCGCAGGAAAAATACAATTTGGCTCAGGCTGGTGGTTTTTAGACCAAAAAGAAGGTATTGAAATGCAACTCAACGCATTGTCGAGTCAAGGTCTTCTTAGCCGTTTTGTAGGTATGCTAACTGATTCTAGGAGCTTTCTATCATTCCCTAGACATGATTATTTCAGAAGAATTCTATGCAACCTTATTGGCAAAGATGTAGAAGAAGGACTTCTGCCAAATGACATTCTATGGCTTGGAGAGATGGTGGAAAATATCTGCTATTACAATGCTAAAAACTATTTCAAATTCTAA
- a CDS encoding sugar kinase: MKSGKIVTFGEIMLRLATQNNNRVIQSSSFDAAYGGSEANVAIALANFGFDVEQITKLPENPLGDTVISELRKHNVGTQFISRGGTRLGIYFLEVGKGCRASQVTYDREHSSFTTAISKEYNWEEIFKDAEWFHFTGISPALSESAYELTLSAVKAAHKSGLKISMDLNYRSKLWNWGKDAKEVLPELVKYCTIVLGNEEHMQSVLGIESLKTLNENQTQLLENICIETKKRFPNLETVSLSIRKGASASHNQVSAALHHKGQFAIAKEIEVPDIVDRVGGGDAAMAGLIAGLLLFDNSEDIINFSVASGAIKHSIHGDFSLASIEEVKALASGQSAGRVSR; encoded by the coding sequence ATGAAATCAGGAAAAATCGTCACCTTCGGAGAAATCATGTTGCGTTTAGCCACCCAAAATAATAATAGAGTCATTCAATCCTCTAGTTTTGACGCCGCATACGGAGGCAGCGAAGCGAATGTCGCTATAGCGTTGGCTAATTTTGGCTTTGACGTTGAGCAAATAACTAAGCTCCCAGAAAATCCATTAGGAGATACAGTTATAAGCGAACTCCGCAAGCACAATGTAGGCACTCAATTCATCTCACGAGGAGGTACAAGATTAGGTATTTATTTTTTGGAAGTGGGCAAAGGCTGTAGAGCAAGTCAAGTTACTTACGACAGAGAACACTCTTCATTCACTACTGCTATTTCTAAAGAATATAATTGGGAAGAAATTTTCAAAGATGCTGAATGGTTCCACTTCACAGGCATTTCACCGGCACTATCCGAATCTGCTTATGAATTAACCTTATCAGCAGTCAAAGCCGCTCATAAATCTGGTTTAAAAATTTCCATGGATCTGAATTACCGATCAAAATTATGGAATTGGGGCAAAGATGCCAAAGAAGTTCTCCCTGAGCTTGTAAAATACTGTACAATTGTTCTTGGAAATGAAGAGCACATGCAATCAGTTTTGGGCATCGAAAGCCTAAAAACTTTAAATGAAAACCAAACTCAGTTGCTTGAAAACATTTGCATTGAGACAAAAAAACGATTCCCGAACCTTGAAACTGTATCCTTAAGCATCAGAAAAGGAGCTTCCGCTTCTCATAATCAAGTGTCAGCCGCTTTACATCATAAAGGCCAATTTGCCATCGCAAAAGAAATTGAAGTTCCGGACATTGTGGATCGTGTAGGAGGTGGAGATGCCGCTATGGCTGGTCTTATCGCTGGTTTGCTATTATTCGATAATTCAGAGGATATAATCAATTTTTCTGTAGCATCAGGAGCAATCAAGCATAGCATACATGGCGACTTCTCTTTAGCATCTATCGAGGAAGTCAAAGCATTAGCCAGTGGTCAGAGTGCTGGCAGAGTATCTCGATAA
- a CDS encoding inositol monophosphatase family protein yields the protein MLSIQDLSELNKIAIIAAEKASHIIQQNFGKIKVSHKASGSSEASQIVTEADLESEKIIIDTLKESIEFYNLGLLAEESTDNNSRFTKDYFWCIDPLDGTMQYSQGKSGYSISIALVERNGNPVLGVIKDPYFDKLYTYNTPIQSSSKEHESNTVTIITDNSFFKSSFSDRFKEAVKKSKHEIIMQNIGGAVLSAMHVLNTPNSIFVKFPKEETGGGCIWDYAASVFLFNKNNISPVNFDDLPIHLNPSESLYYNEKGVIFSNSYKLKKIAIESYQNHMTK from the coding sequence ATGCTTAGTATTCAAGACCTCTCGGAGCTTAACAAAATTGCGATCATAGCAGCTGAAAAAGCTTCTCATATCATCCAACAGAATTTCGGCAAAATTAAAGTTTCACACAAAGCATCAGGCAGCTCAGAGGCTTCGCAGATTGTAACTGAAGCTGATTTAGAATCTGAAAAAATAATCATTGACACGCTTAAGGAAAGCATTGAATTCTATAATTTAGGGCTTTTAGCGGAAGAATCCACAGACAACAATAGCAGGTTTACGAAAGACTACTTCTGGTGTATTGACCCTCTTGACGGAACTATGCAATACTCACAAGGAAAATCAGGCTACTCCATCTCTATTGCATTAGTTGAAAGAAATGGGAACCCAGTATTGGGTGTAATCAAAGATCCTTATTTTGATAAATTATACACATATAACACTCCTATTCAATCAAGTTCAAAAGAACATGAATCGAACACCGTGACTATCATTACTGATAACTCATTTTTCAAAAGTTCATTTAGCGACAGATTCAAAGAAGCCGTTAAAAAAAGTAAACATGAAATAATCATGCAAAACATAGGAGGCGCTGTCTTGAGCGCTATGCATGTTTTGAATACTCCGAATTCGATATTTGTCAAATTCCCTAAAGAAGAAACAGGTGGTGGTTGTATTTGGGATTATGCAGCTAGCGTTTTCCTCTTCAATAAGAATAATATAAGCCCTGTAAATTTTGATGACCTGCCAATTCATCTTAATCCCTCTGAAAGTCTCTACTATAATGAAAAAGGGGTAATTTTTTCAAATTCATACAAACTTAAAAAAATAGCAATAGAGTCATATCAGAATCATATGACAAAATAA
- a CDS encoding oxidoreductase family protein, with amino-acid sequence MKKNELNITFKSNSLNGSTVKSTEILQELWSGYGSIKRIYLDNNTCYNSIIAKHINADSLKSHPRGWSNDFSHQRKLSSYQIELEFFENWAMLCQDECKVPKLIEVQKQSKSNFIIYMEDMNEIGFPSTFQEITWEQAKACIKWLANFHATFLNKEPKGLWETGTYWHLNTRPNELKSMPESSLKKNAAFIDRKLSSGKYKTFVHGDAKLANFCFSQNGDKAGAVDFQYVGGGCGMKDLAYFIGSCMNEKECFQYEKDVLDFYFNELQKALTVLDIRFNFSELESEWRQLYPFAWADFERFLLGWSPNHWKLNQYSQIMTNKALDIVH; translated from the coding sequence ATGAAAAAAAATGAACTAAACATAACTTTTAAATCGAACTCCTTAAACGGTTCAACTGTAAAATCAACTGAAATACTACAAGAACTTTGGAGTGGCTATGGTTCAATCAAGCGAATCTATCTGGATAATAACACTTGCTACAATAGTATAATAGCCAAACATATTAATGCTGATTCATTAAAATCACACCCTAGAGGCTGGAGCAACGATTTTTCTCATCAAAGAAAACTTTCTTCTTATCAAATCGAGCTTGAATTCTTTGAAAACTGGGCCATGCTTTGTCAAGATGAATGCAAAGTTCCCAAGCTGATTGAAGTGCAAAAACAAAGCAAAAGCAACTTCATAATTTACATGGAAGACATGAATGAGATCGGTTTTCCTTCTACATTTCAAGAAATTACTTGGGAACAAGCTAAAGCCTGTATCAAATGGCTTGCAAACTTTCACGCCACATTTTTAAACAAAGAACCTAAAGGCCTATGGGAAACCGGCACATATTGGCATCTAAACACAAGGCCTAATGAACTTAAATCCATGCCTGAATCATCGCTTAAGAAAAATGCGGCATTTATCGACCGAAAGCTTTCCAGTGGAAAGTATAAAACATTTGTCCATGGCGATGCCAAACTTGCTAATTTTTGCTTTTCCCAAAATGGGGACAAGGCAGGAGCTGTAGATTTTCAATATGTAGGTGGTGGCTGTGGAATGAAAGACTTGGCTTACTTCATTGGAAGTTGCATGAATGAAAAAGAATGCTTTCAATACGAAAAAGACGTTTTGGATTTTTATTTTAATGAACTGCAAAAGGCATTAACTGTGTTGGATATAAGATTTAACTTCTCTGAATTAGAATCCGAATGGAGGCAATTATATCCATTTGCTTGGGCAGATTTCGAGAGATTCTTATTAGGCTGGAGTCCAAATCATTGGAAGCTAAACCAATACAGCCAAATAATGACAAACAAAGCACTTGACATAGTTCATTAA
- the gpmA gene encoding 2,3-diphosphoglycerate-dependent phosphoglycerate mutase produces MVRVVLIRHGESLWNKENKFTGWTDVPLTNKGEQEAKEAGESLKEKKMNFDVAYTSLLKRAVHTLNIILDEMDMCWLPVKKSWRLNERHYGKLQGLDKKKVAKEFGEDQVNLWRRSYHVQPPALEVSDERYPGNQMPYKMLGVPNLPLTESLQDTVSRFLPFFREEVEPNIHKGKNILIVAHGNSLRALMKYFETMSDDEICELNIPTGIPLVYELDDDLSILKKYYLGDDETVKKAQDQVKNQSK; encoded by the coding sequence ATGGTAAGGGTTGTATTAATAAGACATGGTGAAAGCCTTTGGAATAAGGAAAATAAATTTACAGGATGGACTGATGTGCCACTGACTAATAAAGGAGAGCAAGAGGCTAAAGAAGCAGGAGAATCTCTTAAAGAGAAAAAGATGAATTTTGATGTGGCTTATACATCATTGCTAAAAAGAGCAGTTCATACTTTGAATATCATTTTGGATGAAATGGATATGTGCTGGCTTCCTGTAAAAAAATCTTGGAGACTTAATGAGAGGCATTATGGGAAGTTGCAAGGTTTGGATAAAAAGAAAGTAGCGAAGGAGTTTGGGGAGGATCAGGTTAACTTGTGGAGAAGGTCATATCATGTTCAGCCGCCTGCTTTAGAAGTTAGCGATGAGAGATACCCAGGCAATCAAATGCCATATAAAATGCTAGGTGTTCCGAACCTGCCTTTGACAGAAAGTCTGCAGGATACAGTTAGTCGATTTTTGCCTTTCTTTAGAGAAGAAGTCGAGCCTAATATCCATAAGGGAAAGAATATCTTGATAGTTGCTCATGGGAATAGCTTAAGGGCATTGATGAAATATTTTGAGACAATGTCTGATGATGAAATCTGTGAACTGAATATTCCCACAGGTATTCCATTAGTCTACGAGCTTGATGATGATTTGTCTATTTTGAAGAAGTATTATCTTGGTGATGATGAAACTGTGAAAAAAGCTCAAGATCAAGTTAAGAACCAGAGTAAATAA
- a CDS encoding YccF domain-containing protein, which translates to MSFIGNLIWLIFGGVLIFLEYLVSSILLMFTIIGIPFGIQTLKLAFLALWPFGKRVESIDVGDSGCLSTVMNIIWIFIGGIWISLTHLLFALLLGITIIGIPFALQHLKLAKLALTPFGKQIVEDDA; encoded by the coding sequence ATGAGTTTTATAGGAAATCTTATTTGGCTGATTTTCGGCGGAGTTTTAATTTTTTTAGAGTACTTGGTGAGTAGTATTCTGTTGATGTTTACGATTATAGGGATTCCCTTCGGCATTCAAACACTGAAGCTGGCATTTTTAGCTTTATGGCCGTTTGGCAAGAGAGTGGAAAGCATTGATGTTGGAGATTCAGGATGTTTGTCAACGGTGATGAATATTATATGGATATTCATTGGAGGAATTTGGATTTCATTAACTCATTTGTTGTTCGCTTTATTATTGGGAATCACAATCATAGGGATACCATTTGCTTTGCAACATCTAAAATTAGCTAAGTTGGCTTTGACTCCTTTCGGGAAGCAAATTGTTGAAGATGATGCTTAG
- a CDS encoding bifunctional UDP-sugar hydrolase/5'-nucleotidase: MKNLTIKLTFYLLIFLSFSCQSNKNQSSSENTEMIILHTNDMHAKIDNFPRLAFVVDSIRSTNPNVILVSAGDLFSGNVYVDQYEPKGKPIIDLMNEVGFELNVLGNHEFDYGQNILNDRIAQANFPMVCANLRNINAELKPMKAYEYLTFSNGTKVAFLGLLEAFVDSIPSCHPNKVHGLKFDNPLEVASDYAFLQDSADLYIALSHMGYEYDLKLAENNPEIDAVIGGHSHTKLDTGEWVNSVLVTQTGSYVKDLGVLRIKPGKTGKYEIKSEMISLSNGTEDRQIREKVTSYIENPYFKEKIHELDLALNGDDDLGRLMTDAFRVQGNADFGMQNSGGIRVKSFDAGAVTIGDVFALDPFGNDLLVLEMTNEEIKSLIMNGYKDRGEKVKVSGLEYEIKEGKVNLFDTEGNTMPEKRYKVAMNDYMYNAFEFDHVNSAKASGITTTEALIIYLKSLSEIGVRYN; encoded by the coding sequence ATGAAGAACCTTACGATTAAATTGACTTTTTATTTACTGATTTTTTTATCTTTTTCTTGCCAGTCGAATAAGAATCAATCTTCCTCTGAGAATACCGAGATGATCATCTTGCATACAAATGATATGCATGCTAAAATAGATAATTTTCCAAGATTGGCCTTTGTTGTGGATAGTATTAGAAGTACTAATCCGAATGTTATTTTAGTTTCAGCAGGGGATTTGTTTAGCGGAAATGTTTATGTTGATCAATATGAACCAAAAGGAAAACCGATTATAGATTTGATGAATGAGGTTGGTTTTGAACTTAATGTATTGGGAAATCATGAATTTGATTATGGTCAAAATATATTGAATGACAGAATTGCTCAGGCGAACTTTCCGATGGTTTGCGCTAATTTGAGAAATATTAACGCTGAATTGAAGCCAATGAAGGCTTATGAATATTTAACATTTTCAAATGGTACAAAAGTGGCATTTTTAGGCTTGTTGGAAGCTTTTGTAGATAGTATCCCATCATGCCATCCTAATAAAGTGCATGGATTGAAATTCGATAATCCATTGGAGGTTGCAAGCGATTATGCTTTTTTGCAAGACTCTGCCGATCTATATATAGCATTGTCGCATATGGGATATGAATATGATTTGAAATTAGCTGAAAATAATCCGGAAATAGATGCTGTCATTGGAGGACATAGCCACACTAAGTTGGATACAGGTGAATGGGTAAATAGTGTATTGGTTACTCAGACTGGGTCTTATGTCAAGGATTTAGGAGTGTTAAGAATAAAGCCGGGAAAAACAGGCAAATATGAAATCAAGTCTGAAATGATTAGCCTGAGTAATGGTACAGAAGATCGTCAGATTAGGGAAAAAGTCACATCATATATTGAGAACCCTTATTTCAAAGAAAAAATTCATGAGTTGGATTTAGCTTTGAATGGGGATGATGATTTGGGACGTTTGATGACAGATGCTTTTAGAGTGCAAGGAAATGCCGACTTCGGAATGCAAAATAGTGGAGGCATTCGAGTGAAAAGCTTTGATGCGGGGGCAGTGACGATAGGGGATGTTTTTGCTTTAGACCCTTTTGGAAATGATTTGCTCGTACTTGAAATGACAAATGAGGAAATCAAATCTCTGATAATGAATGGCTATAAGGATCGAGGAGAAAAAGTCAAAGTTTCAGGTCTTGAGTATGAAATCAAAGAAGGAAAAGTTAATTTATTCGATACTGAAGGAAATACTATGCCAGAAAAAAGATACAAAGTGGCGATGAACGATTATATGTACAATGCTTTTGAGTTTGATCATGTTAATTCTGCTAAGGCATCTGGAATTACAACTACTGAAGCATTAATCATTTATTTGAAATCATTGTCTGAAATTGGCGTAAGATATAATTGA